One part of the Ursus arctos isolate Adak ecotype North America unplaced genomic scaffold, UrsArc2.0 scaffold_20, whole genome shotgun sequence genome encodes these proteins:
- the SERP1 gene encoding stress-associated endoplasmic reticulum protein 1, translating to MVAKQRIRMANEKHSKNITQRGNVAKTSRNAPEEKASVGPWLLALFIFVVCGSAIFQIIQSIRMGM from the exons ATGGTCGCCAAGCAGCGAATCCGTATGGCCAACGAGAAGCACAGCAAGAACATCACCCAGCGCGGCAACGTCGCCAAGACCTCG AGAAATGCTCCCGAAGAGAAGGCGTCTGTAGGACCCTGGTTATTGGCtctcttcatttttgttgtttgtggtTCTG CAATTTTCCAGATTATTCAAAGTATCAGGATGGGCATGTGA